DNA sequence from the Tenacibaculum mesophilum genome:
AGCTTAAATCTAAGTCTTCTGTTAAAGTATCTCCCTCCCAGTTTCCAGCATCGTAAATACACTCTTTACGCCAAATACCTGCAGTACCATTAAAATTAATAAAATGTCCTTGGCTATTTCTACCTACTTGTTCTAAAGTAAAATGAGCATCTAAAGCAAACGCTTGAATTTTTGTTAAGGTTGAATAATTTCTATTAATATGTCCCCAACGAGTTTGAACTACGCCTATTTCAGGATCTTTAAAATACGGAACGGTTTCCAGTAACCAATTTTCCTTAGGTAAGAAATCGGCATCAAAAATAGCAATAAATTCACCTTTGGCCGTTTTAAGTCCTTCCTTTAGGGCGCCAGCCTTAAATCCTTGACGGTTTTCACGTCTAATATGTTGAATGTCTAAACCTGTTTTTTGAAGCTCTTTAATTTGTTTAGCTGTGCTCTCAATTGATTCATCGGTAGAATCATCTAATACTTGAATTTCTAACTTTTTGCGTGGATATTCTAATTGAGCAATGTTGTGTAATAAACGCTCCATTACATATAGCTCATTATATACAGGTAGCTGTATTGTTACATACGGAACTTTGTTAATGTCAGATAAATCTAATTTGGGTGCGCTTTCCTTTTTTTTCTGAGCTTTCAAATAGTTGATAAGCAGGTTTAACTGAGCTATAGCGTATAACAATATAAGTACTAATGATATAGTGTATAGTGTAATTATTATGTATTCTAAGACCATTATTTAAAGCTATATTTAAAGATCCAACCTAAAATTTTTATGCCGGCTAATATACTACCTTTTACAGTTCCTGAAACCTTTGAAACGCCAATTCTATTTCTATATTTCATAGGAATTTCTGTATAAGTTAATTTTTGTTTCAAAGCCTTTAATTGCATTTCTACTGTCCAACCATACGTTTTGTCTTCCATGTTTAAAGCTAGTAGTTTATCATATTTTATTGCTCTGAAAGGACCTAAATCAGTGAATTTTGCACCAAAAAACAACTTCATTAAAGTAGTTGCTAGCCAATTACCAAAAACTTGTTGAGGAGTCATAGAGCCCTTTTCACGTAGTCGTTGTACACGAGCACCAATTACAAAATCAATGTTATCATTCATTATTGGAGCAACAAGCTCAGTAAGTTGTTCAGGATAATCAGAATAATCTCCGTCTAAAAAAACAACGATATCTGGCTTTTCGTTTTTAATAGAAATATATTCCATCCCTTTCAAACAAGCATATCCGTAACCTTTTCTATTTTCAGAAAGTACTGTTGCTCCTGCGTTTTTAGCAATGGTTTCAGTATTATCTGTTGAATTGTTACTAATAACAATTACCTCGTCTACTATGGAAGGAATGTCATTGATTACATGGGCAATGGAATCTTGTTCGTTATATGCGGGGATGATAACTTTTATAAGTGGATTCATTAATTATTTTAAGTCGTTGAGATTGTTTTCTTTTGCAAAAGAAGACAAATTATTCCATTCTTTTAGCTTTAGTCCTTCTTTAAACTTTATAGCTTTTGTTACCTTATGTTTTTTGTATAATAAACAGTAACCGTTTTTTTTATTGTTTTTGATTTGACATTTTTGATAAATACCTCCTTTATTATTGTAAAAGACCCACCATTTGTTTGGTAATCCATTAATAAAATGTCCTTCCTTTTTTTTAAAAGAGTTTTCATAATAAAAATGCCAATACTTAACAGGAAGGTTATTTTTAAAACTTCCTTCTTTTTTAATGTTTCCATTTTTGTAATAAAAAATCCAATAATCGGTTTTTTTATTATTTTCAAGCCAGCCTTCTTCTTTTAGTGTTCCTTCTTCATAAAATGATTTATGATATGTTTTTTGCCCAACTAAAGAGAAAGTAATAAAAAAGCATAGTATGAAAACATTATTTTTCATTTACCAATTTCATTAAATCAACATCGTTACCTAATAAAACCTCTGTTGGGTTGATACGTCCTTTTTCCGGACCATTTTCCAACTTCAATACTCCTCTAGGGCATACTGCCGAACAAATACCACAACCAACACAACTTGCACGCACTATATTTTCTCCTTTTTGGGCATATGCACGTACATCAATACCTTGTTCACAATACGTAGAACAATTTCCACAAGAAATACATTGTCCGCCATTGGTAGTAATTCTAAATCGAGATTTAAAACGTTGTACAATTCCTAAATAAGCGGCTAACGGACAACCGAAACGACACCAAACACGGTTTCCAAAAATTGGATAAAACCCGGTACCAATAACTCCTGCAAACCAAGCTCCTATTAAAAAGCTGTAGGTGTCTTTTATCCATTGAGAGTTGATTCCAAGGAAAGATTGTGCACCAGTAAAGTAACAGTATAACGTTACAACGGTCATTATTAACGAGAACACCAAAACACTATGTATTAACCAGCGCTCTAGTTTCCATGCATTCATACTTTTGTTAGAATGCTGACGGTATGGATCACCTAAAGTTTCAGCTAAACCACCACAACCACAAACCCAAGAGCAATACCATCTTTTTCCGAAGAAATATACCATTACAGGAACAATGATAAGCGTAAGTACAATACCCCAAACTAAAATAAATAAACCAATAGCTCCGCTATTTCTCAAGCTATCTAAATTCCATTCAAAAAAGAAATCATAGTCTAACGGAAAAGCATTTTTAAAATCATACCCAGGCATATTTAAACTGGTCATGATTTCTGGAATAAGGAAGGCAAATACAATCTGAAAAAATAAAACAGAAGTTGTTCTTATAACTTGGTATTTGTTGTGTCTATACTTTATATACATTCTTACTCCCATTGTAAGCATAATCACACAGTATAAAAAACCGTATACAAACCACTGGCTTGCCTCACCGCCGTTTAAAAATTTACTGATAGGGTCTAATATAAAAGTCCAGTTAACCACATAATCAGGAAAAAAATAAAGCAACAAGTAAAAAACAACTAAGTAAATTAAAACTAACCAAGCTATCCATCCTCGATTTGTACTAGCTTCTAAATAAATACCATTATTCTTTATTCCTTTTGGACCAAGTAAAATAAAATTAGGAAGTATAAATAACAGTGCTCCCAAAATACCTAAACCAAAAGTGAGTAACCATAGCAAACTTGAGTTGTTTCTAACAAAACCATTTCCAGCTTTTTTAGCTAACTCATAACTTAAGGTATGGGGTTTCCCATAAATTAAATATTGGTATTGTTCACCTTTTTTATCCCAATTTTTTTCAGCGTCGTATTTAGCAATTAGAGTATTATAATGATTGTTAGATGCTTCATAAGCATTTCTAACCCGACTAGAAAATTCAAAAATATTAAAGCTTTCATCGGTAACAATAGCTTTACTGAGTTCCTCTTTTATGATTTCACTTTTATATCCTTTTTCAGTAATAAATGAATCTAGTTCTGATTGATTTAAATTAAAAGAACCCGTAAAAATTACTCCTGAAAAAATGATTAACCCTATTAAGAATAGAAGTAGACCTGTTTGTTTTATTATTTTCATCCTAAACTCTGCTGAAAATTCGCTTCCAGCTTTTCTTTTTTAATTGAATATTGGTGTTGTTTTCTTTGTTGAATTTTGCTACAATTTCTGATTCGTGAAGTTTATAGAATTCTGGGTCGAAGTTTGCATCTGCTAAATGTTCTAAAGTATAAGTTACAGACTGCTTTTTATTCAAAATTTTGTCAAAAAACTCATGACGCATTCGTATCCCTAATGTATTTATACCAAGGAATTCTTGCGTGTTTTTATCATAGTTAATTCGAATACATTTTTTACCACTTTCGTGCTCCCAGTAAAAATGAGCTTCATTTTCTTTAGGTTGCGGCCATACCCAACCATAAGTTTGGTATTCAATATCAATAAATTTTGCTGAGTTAAACCAGTGCCCTGGTTTGTATTGAATTCGATTGCCACAAATAGTTTGTGCAACAGTTTCTCCCATCATTCTACCAGTGTACCAAACAGCTTCAATAGGACGACGTAAACCAATTGCTTCATGTTGTTCTGCACAATCTCCAATTGCATACACATCTTTGATATTGGTTTCTAAAAAACGATTGACTTTAACTCCTCTACCAAGTTCAATTTTCGAATCTTTTAAAAAGTCAATATTAGGAGAAACACCAGCAGTCAAACCAACAACATTACAAGGTATTTCTTCACCAGTTTCTTCAATAATTACAGATGTAACTTGCCCGTTTTTATCTGACCTTATCTCCTTCAAGTTCACACCTAAGCGTAAATCGATATGATTTTCTATAATTTCACGATTTATCATGGCAGATTCTCCCTTGGGTAACACTTTGTCCCAAAAACTATTTTCACGAACTAAAAAGGTAACAGGGATATTTCTGCTATGAAGCATTTCGGCAAGTTCAATTCCAATTAAACCTCCACCAACAATAACAGCTCTTTTACATATTTTGTTGTTTGGAGCATATTGTTCAAGAGCCTCTAAATCTTGTTTATGATACATTCCCGTAACACCTTTTAAGTCTTGTCCAGGCCAACCAAACTTGTTAGGTTTAGAGCCAGTGGCTATAATTAACTTATCGTAAGACAGTTTTTCTCCAGTGCTAAAGGCTATTTCTTTTTCTGATGAATGTACTTTTGAAACAAACCCTTTTTTGAGATTGATTCTGTTTTTTTTCCAAAACCAAGATTCGTAAGGTTGTGTATGTTCAAATTTCATGTGTCCCATGTACACATACATTAAAGCTGTTCTTGAAAAGAACTCATCAGTTTCAGAAGAAATAAGGGTAATTTTTTTGTCTGATAATTTTCTGATATGCCTTGCGGCTGTAACTCCAGAAATTCCATTACCAATAATAACAACGTGCTCCATAAATGTTGATTTGCTGTTTAGGTCGTTGCTAAAGTTAAGAACTTAATAAAGGAATTGAATTTAGAATGATTTTAAATAAAAGAGCTTTGTAAGAGAAGTTTTTTTTAAGCGACTTAAGATCTATATAAAAAATTAACCTTATGAAACGACAATTAGCAAGCCTTACAGTTTTACTGTTTTTTGTAGTGCAACTTTCAAATGCTCAAGATGATAAAGCAGAAAAATCAAATATTCAAACATATACACCATCTAAGCTTTTAAATAATGGTCAGTGGGATATTAAATGGTTTAATAACCTATATACTGAAACAAAATTTGCAGATGCAGATGGTAACACCAAATCGAAAGCAAGAGAGAATTACTTTACTTCAACGTTGGAAGCTTTCACTGGAATTTCTAAAAATAACCGTATTAACGTAGGAGCAATTGTAGAGTTTCGTTCCAACACAATAGGAGGGCGTCAAGCATTATCAGTATTTAGTTTAGAAGATAACCCAAATTCTGAAAGAAAAGGAATTACATCAATTGCACCAGCTATTAAGTTTCAACCATTAAAAAATGTAGGAAACTTTTCCGTTCAATCAGCAATACATATTCCTTTGGTGAGTAATGAAACAGAAAATGGTGTCTTTTTAGATCAAACAGCATTGACTTTTCAGAATCGATTTTTTTACGATTATACTTTTTCTAGTGGAAAATGGCAGTTATTTACAGAGTTAAATACGGAGTACAATTTTGGTGATGAGGATAGCTTTGCGAACAATACTTTTTTGTTAACTCCTGGTGTTTTCTTTAGTTATTTTCCCAACGAAAAGTCTACCGTATTAGTGTTTTCTCAACATTCACAAAGATTTGGAGATTTTACACAAGATTATACAGCTTTAGGTTTGGGAGGAAAATATCAATTAACCAGTGTTTTAAACTTGGAGGTTTTGTACAGTAACTTTGTTAGAGGAAACAACAATGGGCTAGGACAAAGTTTTAATGTAGGATTAAGGGCATTATTTTAAAAATAGTAAATTAGAGGAGTAATGAAAACTCTAAAACTCCTTTTTATAATAAGTTGTGTTTTTTTGGTAAGCTCTTGTACGAGCCAATCAAAAAAGATAAACGGTGTTAGTTTTGTTGCTTCTTCAAAGAAGATAACAAGTAAACATATTAATGATGTAAAAAAGGTATCAGCAAATTATGTAACGTTGATGCCTTTTGCTTTTGTTAAAAGCTTGTCTTCTCCAAATGTAATTTATGACTCCAAAAAGCAATGGTTTGGAGAGACAAAAGAAGGTGTAAAACAATATGCCAAAGAGTTTCAACAAAGTAAAATAAAGATTATGTTGAAACCACAAATTTGGGTTTGGAATGGGGTGTATACAGGAACTATAAAAATGAAATCTGAAGATGAATGGAGAGAGTTAGAACAATCGTATGAAGATTTTATCCTCGTTTTTGCCAAAGTAGCAGAAGAAATTAATGCAGAAATTTTTTGTATTGGAACAGAATTGGAGCAGTTTGTAATAAACAGACCAGAATACTGGAAAAAACTCATTAAAAAAATTAGAAAGGTATACTCTGGAAAATTGACCTATGCAGCAAATTGGGACGAATTTAAGCGAGTAGACTTTTGGGAGGATTTAGACTTTATAGGAATTGATGCTTATTTTCCGTTAAGTGATCAAAAATCCCCAACTCTTAAAGATTTTGAAAAAGGTTGGCAACCTCACAAAAATGAAATTATTCAGGTTCAAAGTAAGTTTAATAAGCCTGTTTTATTTACCGAGTATGGGTACAGAAGTGTAAATTTTACTGGAAAAGAGCCATGGAAATCAGATAGAATAGAAGGAGATATCAATTTAGAAAACCAACAAAAAGCATTACAAGCTTTGTATAATCAATTTTGGAAAGAAGATTGGTTTGCTGGTGGTTTTGTTTGGAAATGGTTTCATAATCATAAAGAAGTTGGAGGGGAAGATAACAATAGGTTTACACCTCAAAACAAACCAGCAGAATTGACTATAAAAAAGATGTATGAAAATAGTAAATGAAAAATATAAAAATAAGTATCTATTTTTCTTGAAGACAATAATTCTTGCAACATTTTGGTTGTCTGTAAACTGTTATTCACAAGAAAAAAGTATAGAAAAAATTACTTTTTCAGGAGCTAAAAAAACGAAAGCACATGTTTTAAAGAAAATACTGAAATCAAAAGAAAATAAAGTGCTTGATTCAATGGTATTAAAAGAAGATATGATTCGTTTGAAGCGCTTACCAGCAATTTCTAATGCGTATTTTAAAGCATCATGTTCTGAGGGTAAATGTAATGTTGTTGTAACTGTAGAAGAGAACTTTACAATAATTCCAGAAGTTAATTTTCACAAAACGATCAATCAAAAATTAGCCTACAGAATAGGAGTGGGTGAGTATAACTTTTTGGGAAGGAACATGACCTTAGGTGCGTTTTACCAATACAATGGTTTTGATTCTTATGGAATTAACTTTAGGGCTCCTACGTTATTTTCAGCAAAATGGGGAGTGTCATTAAGTCATCAAAACTGGACGAGTGAAGAACCACTTTATTTTGGTAGTGAATCAGCCAATTATAAGTATCAGAATATCTCTTATGAAGCTTTGGCTTTATACCAACACAATTTTAAAAATCAGTTTCAATTTGGAATTAATTTTTTTGAGGAAAAGTATAATTATTTAAGAGGAAGTACTTCATCGGATGTTCCTACTGAGTTAAATGTAGATAAAAAGCTACTGAAGCTAATTTATGTTTTTGATAATCTAGATTATAATTATCAATACATTAACGGAATAAAAAATGAGTTTCATGGACAATATGTAACTTCTGAAAATGAATATCAGAATGATTTTTTAATTTTTTGGAATGACTTTTTTTACTTTAAAAGAATAGGTGAAAAAGGAAATTGGGCAAACAGATTGCGTTTTGGTTTGTCATCTAATGATGATACTCCATTTGCTCCATTTGCTTTAGATAATAATTTGAATTTACGAGGAGTTGGTATTTTAGTTGATCGAGGTACTGGAAGTATTGTTTGGAATACCGAATATAGGCATACGCTGTATGAAAAAAAATGGTTTGTTATTCAAAGTAATGTGTTTGTAGACGCTGGAACATGGCGTAATCCAGGAGGAAGTTTTGATGATTTTATCAATAGTGATAATATGAAAGTTTATTCAGGTATAGGTTTACGTTTCATTAATAAAAAAATATTCAATGCAATTTTTAGAATTGATTATGGGCATGGGCTTACAAAGAATGGATCAAAAGGATTTGTGTTTGGTATAGGTCAATATTTTTAATCACAGATAGCCTAGAGTTTAATCTAGAATGAGTTGTTTATTTGCATAAAAAAAAACGAGGTTGTGAAATACAAACCTCGCTTTTTAAGCTATTCTTATGTAGAAAAACGTTTTATTTTTTCTTTGGGTGTACTAACTTCATTTCTTCAATTAAGTGTTTTGCTCCTGCATATTTATCTACAATAAATAATACATAGCGAACATCAACCATAATATTTCTACAAATTTCAGGATCGTAATTCATATCACTCATCGTTCCTTCCCATACACGGTCGAAGTTTAATCCAATTAAGTTTCCGTGTGCATCAATAGCAGGACTACCAGAGTTACCACCTGTGGTATGATTGGTTCCTAAGAAACAAACAGGAACTTTTCCGTTTTTATCAGTGTATTGTCCAAAATCTTTAGCGTCGTATAAATCGCGTAACTTTTGAGGTACATCAAATTCATAATCACCAGGAACGTATTTTTCAATAACACCATCTAAATAACTTACAGGATTGTAGTATACAGCATCTCTAGGAGAGTATCCACGAACTTGACCGTAAGTAACACGTAAAGTGCTGTTAGCATCAGGAAAATAGCGTGTATTTGGTAATGCTTCCATTAATGCTTTCATGTATGTTTTTTGTAACGCTGTAATTGGCTGGTTTTTCTGTTGAAACTCAGGATTTATTTTTGTGTAAAACTCTTCAATCATAGGCTTAGCATATTGGTAAGCAGCATCTTTGTTTAAGTTTTTTACCACCTTTTTAGCGTCTCCTTCTAATAATTGTAAAGCTTTATTTAAATCAGTAAAATTTGTTTTGTCATAAATAGAAGCATCTACATTAGTAGGATTGTATAAAGGCATTACATTTTTAAACACTCCTTTATCAACATTTACATCAAAGTTTTTATGAATTCCTTTAATTCGATTTACCAAAGAAGTTCTAGCTTCTTCAAACTTTTTAGGTTTATTTAAAGCTACTTGTTCTAACTGATACGCTCTAAAAGTCATTTGCATCAACTCGTTGGTAACTAAGAAAACTTCAATAAAGTTTCTTCTTTTAATATTAATATCAGCAAAGTCTATATATAATTTTTCAAACTCAGGAAGAATATTTCCGTAGGTTTTTTCTAATCCTTTTTCTTTTAATGCTTTTTTGAAAGTAGCTTCAAAAGCTTGACGCTCTGCGATAGCATTACTCTTTTTAATTCCTAGATTTTCACCAATCCATTTTTTCCAAGCATTTGCAATACGTGCTTGTTTTGAAGCATATTTAATACGAACAGCATCACTAGCTTTCATTTGTGCATCAATTTCTTTTAATGCAGCTTCACGAATAGCAATGTTACTCGGATTAAACTCTTGTGTAATATGTTTAATAGCAACAGCGGGTAAATATTCATTAGTACGACCTGGGAAACCAAAAACCATAGTAAAATCACCTTCTTCAATTCCATCTAAAGAAACTGGTAAAAAGTGCTTTGGTTTGTAAGGAACGTTGTCTTTGCTGTATTTAGCAGGACGATTGTTTTTATCAGCATAAATTCTGAATAATGAAAAATCTCCTGTATGACGAGGGAAAACCCAGTTATCGGTATCACTACCAAATTTTCCAATACTACTTGGTGGTGCACCTACTAAACGAACGTCTTCAAATTTTTCTGTAACAAATAAGAAATATTGATTGCCTTTGTAAAATGGCTTTATTTTAACACCTTGCCATGTTTCTTTTTGTACTGTTTTTTGAATTTCGTTGATGTTTTTATCAATAGTCGATTGTTTTTCACGTTCAGTCATAGTATCAGTAACCCCATTCAATGCTTTGGTAGTTACATCATCAATACGAACAATAAATTCAACATATAGCCCTTTATTAGGTAATTCTTCTTTTTTATTCATCGCCCAAAAACCATCTTTTAGGTAATCATTTTCTAAAGATGAGTGAGATTGAATTTGTCCAAAACCACAGTGGTGATTGGTTAAAATTAATCCTTCAGGAGAAATCACTTCGCTAGTACAACCTCCGTTAAAATGCCCAATAGCATCTTTTAAACTTGAGTTATTTACATCATAAATGTCTTTAGCGGTAAGTTTACTTCCTAAAGAGGTCATTTCTTGTTCATTCATTCCTTCTAAAAGAGAAGGAATCCACATACCTCCTTGCTGTGCAGTAACTTGAACGACAATAAATAAGAATAGAATTTTTATATACTTCATCTGTTTATTTTTAAAAAGCTAAAGATACAAATTGGTAGCAAAACAGCTAATTGAAAGTATTAAGTAATAGGTTAAAAAAGACTTAAAATGTTATTTTTTTCCTATTGGATATATTTCTTGGTGAATAAAGTCTTTAGGGAATTTTTCATCCCCTTCAAAACCTAATTCAATATCACGCCCATTGTAAGGAATGTAGTCAGTTTTAAAAATGTAATCCCATATGCTTAGCGTAATTCCAAAGTTTACTCCCATTTTTCTGTCTTCAGGAAGTTCTTTTGCATGATGCCAAATATGCATTTTTGGATTGTTCAGAATATATTTTAACCAACCGTAATCCCAGTTAATATTGGCATGATTAAGATGACCAATAGTAATGTTGAAAAAATGAACAATAGCAACGTCTTGTGCTGTAAATCCGCCCATAATAGCAAGCGGAATATACTTCATAGAGTTATATACTACGGGTTCCATCCAATGGTAACGTAAGTGGGCAGCAAACCCCATTTGTTTTACGGAATGGTGCACTTTATGAAAGTTCCATAAAAATTCATATCGATGTAATAATGTATGAGTGAACCACTGTACAAAATCAATACTAATAAAAAATACTAAGAGTCTCGCCCAATAAGGAAATGTGTTGATGTCGAATAATTGAAAATTAGCAACCGATAATCCAACCAAACCTAAAATATCATTAAAAAACTGCTCTGCTGTATTTGATAAGGCAATAAGAACGATGAGGTTTAGTAAAAAGAAATTGAAAAACATGTAAAAAGTATCCAGCCAAAAATCTTTACGAAATAAAGGTTGGTTTTTGCGCCAAGGAAAGATAATTTCTAATCCCCAAACAATAAGAGAAATTATAATTAAACCATAAAAATAATTTTCCCATTGAATTTCAAACAAAACAGATTGTTTTAAGTAGTTCCAATAACCAGTGTAGGAGTTTTTTACGATTTCTAGGTATCTTTCCATAGGAGCTATAAATTTCAGCAATAAAAATAATGAATTAATGATTTATAATTTTAAATAAATCTCGTCCTTTCCATAGTCGTTCTTCTTGGGGCAAAATTTCCATATTGTCCCAAAAACCTGTAAGTAATGTTTGTGCATAAGCAGGAGGTAGCTGTTGTTCAGTCATTAATGTATTTGCTTTTTTATAATTATAAGAAAGAGTATGAAAAGAGTATGAAAAACCATTAGTGTCATTTAAAATGGCATACCAAACATGTGGTTTTGCATTGTTAGCAGGCATGCCAATAACTCCTGGATTTAACCAAAGAAGCGAGTCTTTTTCATCTGTAAAAGGAAGTCCGGAATGTCCAGCAACAATTACATCGCAATTAGTTTCATTGAATGATGAAATTTTATTTTTCCATGGAGTAGATTTAAAAATAAATTCAGAAATATAATGGTATGAACCATGTACCATGAAAATCTTTTTATTTGCATAAGTAAAAGAGATATAATTGGGTAGGGTTTGCATCCAATTAATTGAAGCTTCCGAAAGTTGGTTTTGAGCAAAAGGATACCACGCTTTTGAAAAAACATCACAACGAGAACCTTCTGTAAAATCACAACCACAATTAACCTCTCTATTTCGTAACTGTTGTTCTACATTTCCAATAATACTATGTGCTCCCCAGTTTATAAAGGCTTGTACTGTTTCTTCTGGTTGTGCACAATAGCCAACAATATCACCTGTGCAAAAACAGTTTTCAGGTGCTATATTTTCCTTTTCAGCGACTTTAATTAAAGCTTCTAAAGCTTGTAGATTACTGTAAACACCCCCAAACAAAAGTACTTTTCCTTTAACGGTATTTATGTATGTTGTTTTTGTATCCATAACGGAATTAAATAAAGAG
Encoded proteins:
- a CDS encoding glycosyltransferase family 2 protein, with the protein product MNPLIKVIIPAYNEQDSIAHVINDIPSIVDEVIVISNNSTDNTETIAKNAGATVLSENRKGYGYACLKGMEYISIKNEKPDIVVFLDGDYSDYPEQLTELVAPIMNDNIDFVIGARVQRLREKGSMTPQQVFGNWLATTLMKLFFGAKFTDLGPFRAIKYDKLLALNMEDKTYGWTVEMQLKALKQKLTYTEIPMKYRNRIGVSKVSGTVKGSILAGIKILGWIFKYSFK
- a CDS encoding toxin-antitoxin system YwqK family antitoxin, with the protein product MKNNVFILCFFITFSLVGQKTYHKSFYEEGTLKEEGWLENNKKTDYWIFYYKNGNIKKEGSFKNNLPVKYWHFYYENSFKKKEGHFINGLPNKWWVFYNNKGGIYQKCQIKNNKKNGYCLLYKKHKVTKAIKFKEGLKLKEWNNLSSFAKENNLNDLK
- a CDS encoding 4Fe-4S binding protein; the encoded protein is MKIIKQTGLLLFLIGLIIFSGVIFTGSFNLNQSELDSFITEKGYKSEIIKEELSKAIVTDESFNIFEFSSRVRNAYEASNNHYNTLIAKYDAEKNWDKKGEQYQYLIYGKPHTLSYELAKKAGNGFVRNNSSLLWLLTFGLGILGALLFILPNFILLGPKGIKNNGIYLEASTNRGWIAWLVLIYLVVFYLLLYFFPDYVVNWTFILDPISKFLNGGEASQWFVYGFLYCVIMLTMGVRMYIKYRHNKYQVIRTTSVLFFQIVFAFLIPEIMTSLNMPGYDFKNAFPLDYDFFFEWNLDSLRNSGAIGLFILVWGIVLTLIIVPVMVYFFGKRWYCSWVCGCGGLAETLGDPYRQHSNKSMNAWKLERWLIHSVLVFSLIMTVVTLYCYFTGAQSFLGINSQWIKDTYSFLIGAWFAGVIGTGFYPIFGNRVWCRFGCPLAAYLGIVQRFKSRFRITTNGGQCISCGNCSTYCEQGIDVRAYAQKGENIVRASCVGCGICSAVCPRGVLKLENGPEKGRINPTEVLLGNDVDLMKLVNEK
- a CDS encoding NAD(P)/FAD-dependent oxidoreductase — protein: MEHVVIIGNGISGVTAARHIRKLSDKKITLISSETDEFFSRTALMYVYMGHMKFEHTQPYESWFWKKNRINLKKGFVSKVHSSEKEIAFSTGEKLSYDKLIIATGSKPNKFGWPGQDLKGVTGMYHKQDLEALEQYAPNNKICKRAVIVGGGLIGIELAEMLHSRNIPVTFLVRENSFWDKVLPKGESAMINREIIENHIDLRLGVNLKEIRSDKNGQVTSVIIEETGEEIPCNVVGLTAGVSPNIDFLKDSKIELGRGVKVNRFLETNIKDVYAIGDCAEQHEAIGLRRPIEAVWYTGRMMGETVAQTICGNRIQYKPGHWFNSAKFIDIEYQTYGWVWPQPKENEAHFYWEHESGKKCIRINYDKNTQEFLGINTLGIRMRHEFFDKILNKKQSVTYTLEHLADANFDPEFYKLHESEIVAKFNKENNTNIQLKKKSWKRIFSRV
- a CDS encoding glycoside hydrolase family 113; this translates as MKTLKLLFIISCVFLVSSCTSQSKKINGVSFVASSKKITSKHINDVKKVSANYVTLMPFAFVKSLSSPNVIYDSKKQWFGETKEGVKQYAKEFQQSKIKIMLKPQIWVWNGVYTGTIKMKSEDEWRELEQSYEDFILVFAKVAEEINAEIFCIGTELEQFVINRPEYWKKLIKKIRKVYSGKLTYAANWDEFKRVDFWEDLDFIGIDAYFPLSDQKSPTLKDFEKGWQPHKNEIIQVQSKFNKPVLFTEYGYRSVNFTGKEPWKSDRIEGDINLENQQKALQALYNQFWKEDWFAGGFVWKWFHNHKEVGGEDNNRFTPQNKPAELTIKKMYENSK
- a CDS encoding POTRA domain-containing protein, with protein sequence MKIVNEKYKNKYLFFLKTIILATFWLSVNCYSQEKSIEKITFSGAKKTKAHVLKKILKSKENKVLDSMVLKEDMIRLKRLPAISNAYFKASCSEGKCNVVVTVEENFTIIPEVNFHKTINQKLAYRIGVGEYNFLGRNMTLGAFYQYNGFDSYGINFRAPTLFSAKWGVSLSHQNWTSEEPLYFGSESANYKYQNISYEALALYQHNFKNQFQFGINFFEEKYNYLRGSTSSDVPTELNVDKKLLKLIYVFDNLDYNYQYINGIKNEFHGQYVTSENEYQNDFLIFWNDFFYFKRIGEKGNWANRLRFGLSSNDDTPFAPFALDNNLNLRGVGILVDRGTGSIVWNTEYRHTLYEKKWFVIQSNVFVDAGTWRNPGGSFDDFINSDNMKVYSGIGLRFINKKIFNAIFRIDYGHGLTKNGSKGFVFGIGQYF
- a CDS encoding S46 family peptidase, whose translation is MKYIKILFLFIVVQVTAQQGGMWIPSLLEGMNEQEMTSLGSKLTAKDIYDVNNSSLKDAIGHFNGGCTSEVISPEGLILTNHHCGFGQIQSHSSLENDYLKDGFWAMNKKEELPNKGLYVEFIVRIDDVTTKALNGVTDTMTEREKQSTIDKNINEIQKTVQKETWQGVKIKPFYKGNQYFLFVTEKFEDVRLVGAPPSSIGKFGSDTDNWVFPRHTGDFSLFRIYADKNNRPAKYSKDNVPYKPKHFLPVSLDGIEEGDFTMVFGFPGRTNEYLPAVAIKHITQEFNPSNIAIREAALKEIDAQMKASDAVRIKYASKQARIANAWKKWIGENLGIKKSNAIAERQAFEATFKKALKEKGLEKTYGNILPEFEKLYIDFADINIKRRNFIEVFLVTNELMQMTFRAYQLEQVALNKPKKFEEARTSLVNRIKGIHKNFDVNVDKGVFKNVMPLYNPTNVDASIYDKTNFTDLNKALQLLEGDAKKVVKNLNKDAAYQYAKPMIEEFYTKINPEFQQKNQPITALQKTYMKALMEALPNTRYFPDANSTLRVTYGQVRGYSPRDAVYYNPVSYLDGVIEKYVPGDYEFDVPQKLRDLYDAKDFGQYTDKNGKVPVCFLGTNHTTGGNSGSPAIDAHGNLIGLNFDRVWEGTMSDMNYDPEICRNIMVDVRYVLFIVDKYAGAKHLIEEMKLVHPKKK
- a CDS encoding sterol desaturase family protein — translated: MERYLEIVKNSYTGYWNYLKQSVLFEIQWENYFYGLIIISLIVWGLEIIFPWRKNQPLFRKDFWLDTFYMFFNFFLLNLIVLIALSNTAEQFFNDILGLVGLSVANFQLFDINTFPYWARLLVFFISIDFVQWFTHTLLHRYEFLWNFHKVHHSVKQMGFAAHLRYHWMEPVVYNSMKYIPLAIMGGFTAQDVAIVHFFNITIGHLNHANINWDYGWLKYILNNPKMHIWHHAKELPEDRKMGVNFGITLSIWDYIFKTDYIPYNGRDIELGFEGDEKFPKDFIHQEIYPIGKK